Proteins encoded together in one Candidatus Methylomirabilota bacterium window:
- a CDS encoding tetratricopeptide repeat protein: protein MTYFTTREVAKITVLPESRIRSCVRAGLLAPRRGRRGQLAWSFQDLLLLKTTKGLLDARIPMARIRRMMGSLKRQLPDDQTLSSLTIYADGRRVVAWDGTARWQPDSGQFLFNFDVQTVAAKVNLPERRPDPAVAPPREPTRTAEQWFDLGCELDPSSPEEAGHAYQHALELDPSLADAHVNLGRLYHAAGQPAQAEAHYRAAAQQMPDDPIAHFNLAVLLEERGRADEAIQAYQCALRAKPDFADAHYNLGLLFDGLGKRALAMTHLRTARKLYGRP from the coding sequence ATGACGTACTTCACCACCCGCGAGGTGGCGAAGATCACCGTCCTCCCGGAGAGCCGGATCCGCTCGTGTGTGCGGGCGGGATTGCTCGCGCCCCGCCGGGGCCGCCGGGGTCAGCTCGCGTGGAGCTTCCAGGACCTGCTGCTCCTCAAGACGACCAAGGGTCTGCTGGATGCCCGCATCCCCATGGCGCGCATCCGGCGCATGATGGGCTCACTCAAGCGTCAGCTCCCGGACGACCAGACCTTGTCCAGCCTGACGATCTACGCCGACGGGCGTCGCGTGGTCGCCTGGGACGGAACCGCGCGGTGGCAGCCGGACTCCGGCCAGTTCCTCTTCAACTTCGACGTCCAGACCGTCGCCGCCAAGGTGAACCTGCCGGAGCGACGGCCGGATCCCGCGGTGGCCCCGCCTCGCGAGCCCACGCGGACGGCGGAGCAGTGGTTCGACCTCGGCTGCGAGCTCGATCCCTCCTCACCGGAGGAAGCGGGCCACGCCTATCAACACGCGCTCGAGCTGGATCCGTCGCTCGCCGACGCCCACGTCAACCTGGGCCGCCTCTACCACGCCGCTGGTCAGCCCGCCCAGGCGGAGGCGCACTACCGCGCCGCCGCGCAGCAGATGCCCGATGACCCGATCGCGCACTTCAATCTGGCCGTGCTGCTGGAGGAGCGGGGGCGCGCCGACGAAGCCATCCAGGCCTATCAATGCGCGCTGCGGGCCAAGCCCGACTTCGCCGATGCCCACTACAACCTCGGCCTGCTCTTCGACGGCCTCGGCAAGCGCGCGCTGGCCATGACGCACTTGCGCACCGCGCGCAAGCTCTACGGCCGTCCCTGA